From Tachyglossus aculeatus isolate mTacAcu1 chromosome 12 unlocalized genomic scaffold, mTacAcu1.pri SUPER_6_unloc_1, whole genome shotgun sequence, the proteins below share one genomic window:
- the EMC7 gene encoding ER membrane protein complex subunit 7, with product MAAAAAAAAAAEGPAGAVSPRLWLLALLWLLPAGAAAEGTGGPGGGPGGGGERFKIEGRAVVSGLKPQDWIAAARVLVDGEDHVGFLKTDGSFVVHDIPSGSYVVEVVSPAHRFEPVRVDITSKGKMRARYVNYIKTSEVVRLPYPLQMKSSGPPSYFLKRESWGWTDFLMNPMVMMMVLPLLIFVLLPKVVNTSDPDMRREMEQSMNMLNSNHELPDVSEFMTRLFSSKSSSKSGGGGGGGGGKSGKSGAGKRR from the exons atggcggcggcggcggcggcggcggcggcggcggaggggccGGCAGGGGCCGTGTCCCCGCGGCTGTGGCTGCTGGCGCTGCTGTGGCTGCTGCCCGCCGGG gcggcggcggaggggacgggggggCCCGGCGGCGGtcccggcggcggcggggagcgCTTCAAGATCGAGGGTCGGGCCGTGGTGTCCGGCCTCAAGCCGCAGGACTGGATCGCGGCCGCACGCGTGCTGGTGGACGGCGAGGACCATGTCGGATTCCTCAA GACAGACGGGAGTTTTGTGGTGCATGACATCCCCTCCGGCTCTTACGTCGTGGAGGTCGTATCACCGGCTCACAGGTTTGAGCCCGTGCGTGTGGACATCACTTCCAAGGGGAAGATGAG GGCCCGCTACGTGAACTATATCAAGACTTCCGAAGTGGTGCGACTCCCCTACCCGCTGCAGATGAAGTCGTCCGGCCCACCCTCCTACTTCCTCAAACGGGAGTCCTGGGGCTGGACCGACTTCCTGATGAACCCCATG gtgatgatgatggtcctgcCGCTGCTCATCTTTGTCCTTCTGCCCAAAGTCGTCAACACCAGCGACCCCGACATGAGGCGG GAGATGGAGCAGTCGATGAACATGCTCAACTCCAACCACGAGCTGCCCGACGTCTCCGAGTTCATGACGCGACTCTTCTCGTCCAAGTCCTCCAGCAAGTCtgggggtggcggcggcggcggcggcggcaaatCCGGCAAAAGTGGGGCCGGgaagaggaggtag
- the CHRM5 gene encoding muscarinic acetylcholine receptor M5 produces the protein MDGDASPNGTTSNVTSTVPRPPETPDLWEVVTIATVSAAVSLATVVGNALVLMSFQVNGQLRTVSNYYLLSLACADLIIGLFSMNLYTAYILMGRWALGSLACDLWLALDYVASNASVMSLLAISFDRYFSITRPLTYRAKRTPRQAGLLIGLAWLASFVLWAPAILGWPLLVGERTVPAGECQIQFLSEPVITFGTAIAAFYVPATVMTVLNCRIYRETRRRAEDLARLRAAESGAEPRTPGLRIRPRCPPPALARRGQAQESWSSSGCSPPASAAGTIRRFPRSSPPSSSSLEEDGVRPGGGSPEEEDRGRPAWGHLEEDPGGRGGRDPAGLGPAGNPKAPKYPASPGSRLPAGGTKGFAYKCRLTVKAEGAVREVTGGCRAVKVVPGPAPPDVPSAGLSPHGTKRKRTVLVRERKAAQTLSAVLLAFILTWTPYNILVLVSAFCLHCAPAWLWHLGYWLCYVNSTVNPVCYALCNRGFRRTFRLLLLGRWGTRRKWRRRPQQAQGDSRLP, from the coding sequence ATGGACGGAGACGCCTCCCCCAACGGCACCACGTCAAACGTCACCTCGACGGTCCCCAGACCGCCGGAGACCCCGGACCTCTGGGAGGTCGTCACCATCGCCACAGTGAGTGCGGCGGTCAGCCTGGCCACAGTGGTGGGCAACGCCCTGGTGCTGATGTCCTTCCAGGTCAACGGCCAGCTGAGGACAGTCAGCAACTACTACCTGCTGAGCCTGGCCTGCGCCGACCTCATCATCGGGCTCTTCTCCATGAACCTGTACACCGCCTACATCCTCATGGGCCGCTGGGCCCTGGGCAGCCTGGCCTGTGACCTCTGGCTGGCCCTGGACTACGTGGCCAGCAACGCCTCAGTCATGAGCCTGCTGGCCATCAGCTTCGACCGCTACTTCTCCATCACCCGGCCGCTGACTTACCGGGCCAAGCGCACCCCGCGGCAGGCGGGCCTCCTGATCGGCCTGGCCTGGCTGGCCTCCTTCGTCCTGTGGGCCCCGGCCATCCTGGGCTGGCCGCTCCTGGTCGGGGAGCGGACGGTGCCCGCCGGCGAGTGCCAGATCCAGTTCCTCTCCGAGCCGGTCATCACCTTCGGGACGGCCATCGCCGCCTTCTACGTCCCCGCCACCGTCATGACCGTCCTGAACTGCCGCATCTACCGGGAGACGCGGCGCCGGGCCGAGGACCTGGCCCGCCTGCGGGCGGCCGAGTCGGGGGCCGAGCCGCGGACGCCCGGGCTTCGGATCCGCCCCCGCTGCCCGCCACCCGCTCTGGCCCGGCGGGGGCAGGCCCAGGAATCCTGGTCCTCATCCGGCTGCAGCCCTCCGGCCTCCGCCGCCGGGACCATACGCCGGTTTCCCCGCAGcagccccccctcctcctcctccttggagGAGGACGGGGTCAGGCCAGGCGGTGGGAGCCCGGAGGAAGAAGACAGAGGCAGGCCGGCCTGGGGGCACCTGGAGGAGGATCCCGGGGGAAGGGGTGGCAGGGATCCCGCGGGGCTGGGCCCGGCTGGGAATCCCAAGGCCCCCAAGTACCCCGCCTCGCCTGGGTCCAGGCTCCCGGCCGGGGGCACCAAAGGTTTCGCTTACAAGTGCCGCCTGACGGTCAAGGCCGAGGGGGCGGTGCGCGAGGTCACCGGCGGCTGCCGGGCGGTCAAGGTCGTGCCCGGCCCGGCGCCCCCGGACGTCCCGTCTGCCGGCCTCAGCCCCCACGGGACCAAGCGGAAGCGGACGGTcctggtgagggagaggaaggcggcCCAGACGCTGAGCGCCGTCCTACTGGCTTTCATCCTGACCTGGACGCCGTACAACATTCTGGTGCTCGTGTCCGCCTTCTGCCTGCACTGCGCGCCTGCCTGGCTGTGGCACCTGGGCTACTGGCTATGCTACGTCAACAGCACCGTCAACCCCGTCTGCTACGCCCTGTGCAACAGGGGCTTCCGCCGCACCTTCcgcctgctgctgctgggccgctgggggacaaggaggaagtggaggaggaggccgcaaCAGGCCCAGGGCGACAGCAGGCTGCCGTGA